The Dioscorea cayenensis subsp. rotundata cultivar TDr96_F1 chromosome 19, TDr96_F1_v2_PseudoChromosome.rev07_lg8_w22 25.fasta, whole genome shotgun sequence genome includes a window with the following:
- the LOC120283449 gene encoding ADP-ribosylation factor-like protein 8a has translation MGFWEAFLNWLRSLFFKQEMELSLIGLQNAGKTSLVNVVATGGYSEDMIPTVGFNMRKVTKGNVTIKLWDLGGQPRFRSMWERYCRAVSAIVYVVDAADHDNLSISRNELHDLLSKPSLSGIPLLVLGNKIDKPEALSKQALTDEMELKLITDREVCCFMISCKNSTNIDSVIDWLVKHSKSKN, from the exons ATGGGGTTCTGGGAGGCTTTTCTTAATTGGCTTCGAAG CCTCTTTTTCAAGCAAGAAATGGAGCTGTCTTTGATTGGGCTCCAGAATGCAGGGAAAACATCTCTCGTTAATGTCGTTGcg ACTGGTGGATACAGCGAAGACATGATTCCTACT GTTGGATTCAATATGAGGAAGGTGACAAAGGGAAATGTCACAATAAAATTGTGGGATCTTGGTGGCCAACCAAGGTTTCGCAGTATGTGGGAACGCTATTGTCGCGCTGTATCTGCCATTGT GTATGTTGTTGATGCAGCTGATCATGATAACTTGTCGATCTCAAGAAACGAACTCCATGACTTACTTAGCAAGCCATCTCTGAGTGGAATCCCTTTGCTGGTTCTTGGGAACAAGATTGACAAACCCGAAGCTCTGTCAAAACAAGCTTTGACTGATGAAAT GGAACTGAAATTGATTACTGATAGAGAAGTCTGCTGTTTCATGATCTCATGCAAGAACTCAACCAACATCGACTCTGTTATAGATTGGCTTGTAAAGCACTCAAAGTCGAAAAACTAA